From a single Actinomyces viscosus genomic region:
- a CDS encoding ArsR/SmtB family transcription factor — MPWLPDRLFPEAVPDIAGTAAALADPSRAAMCAALMNGLAWTVGELGSYAGIARSTASEHIDVLAARGIVTKVRQGRHCYVLLAGAEAARIIEGLGAMATSTLPTARSLNAWTANRQLLAARTCYHHLAGRLGVGLAEQLQEYGYLNASWQLTDRGEALLVAWGLPEPRRAPGEACLDSTERRFHLGGRLGAALTDLLFHQDWISRIGKSRAVALTEAGREALMQAGLGAVLARLDESSPSDNG, encoded by the coding sequence ATGCCATGGCTGCCCGATCGTCTCTTTCCCGAGGCGGTTCCCGATATCGCCGGTACGGCTGCGGCGCTCGCAGACCCGTCCCGGGCGGCCATGTGCGCGGCGCTCATGAACGGACTGGCCTGGACGGTGGGCGAGCTCGGCTCGTACGCGGGGATCGCGCGGTCGACGGCCAGTGAGCACATCGACGTGCTCGCGGCACGAGGAATCGTCACCAAGGTCCGTCAGGGACGGCACTGCTACGTCCTGCTTGCGGGAGCCGAGGCGGCCCGGATCATCGAAGGGCTGGGGGCGATGGCGACATCGACGCTGCCAACAGCGCGTAGTCTCAACGCCTGGACGGCGAACAGGCAGCTGCTCGCGGCGCGCACCTGCTACCACCACCTGGCGGGGAGGCTCGGCGTGGGGCTGGCCGAGCAGCTCCAGGAGTACGGATACCTGAACGCCTCGTGGCAGCTGACCGACCGCGGGGAGGCTCTTCTGGTGGCCTGGGGACTGCCGGAGCCACGTCGCGCTCCTGGGGAAGCGTGCCTGGACTCCACTGAACGGCGGTTCCATCTCGGTGGCCGGTTGGGGGCAGCGTTGACCGACCTTCTCTTCCACCAGGACTGGATCTCACGCATCGGGAAGAGTCGGGCCGTCGCCCTCACAGAGGCGGGCCGCGAGGCACTGATGCAGGCGGGTCTGGGGGCCGTCCTTGCACGCCTCGATGAGAGCTCCCCCTCTGACAACGGGTAA
- a CDS encoding carbohydrate kinase family protein — MTAPGRQGSALVIGEALVDVVIHPGQKPVDIPGGSPANVALGLARLGRDAELHCWIGTDERGRAVRAHLEASGVRLAPGSDGAARTSTAQATIGEDRAATYVFDLDWNPPRPALADGAAPLLVHTGSIAAILSPGAATVEQVLRETRATSTIAYDPNARPQLMGEPEDARQIVERLVGLSDLVKCSDEDIAWLYGEDAYLETVLRSWLEKGAAVVVVTRGKDGALALSASGVRLEVPADPSVVVADTVGAGDSFMGGLEDALWSEDLVGADRREALRAVDAETLERIVRHAAAIADITVSRAGANPPTRDELA; from the coding sequence ATGACCGCACCTGGCCGTCAAGGATCCGCCCTCGTCATCGGCGAGGCCCTGGTCGACGTCGTCATCCACCCCGGGCAGAAGCCCGTGGACATCCCCGGCGGCTCGCCCGCCAACGTCGCCCTGGGGCTGGCGCGCCTGGGCCGCGACGCCGAGCTGCACTGCTGGATCGGCACCGACGAGCGCGGCAGGGCGGTGCGCGCCCACCTGGAGGCCTCCGGGGTCCGGCTGGCTCCGGGCTCCGACGGCGCCGCGCGCACCTCGACGGCGCAGGCCACCATCGGTGAGGACCGAGCCGCCACCTATGTCTTCGACCTGGACTGGAACCCGCCGCGCCCCGCACTGGCCGACGGCGCCGCGCCGCTGCTGGTCCACACCGGGTCGATCGCCGCGATCCTCTCCCCCGGCGCCGCCACCGTGGAGCAGGTGCTGCGCGAGACCCGCGCCACCTCCACCATCGCCTACGACCCCAACGCCCGCCCCCAGCTCATGGGCGAGCCGGAGGACGCCCGCCAGATCGTTGAGCGCCTCGTGGGCCTGTCCGACCTGGTCAAGTGCTCGGACGAGGACATCGCCTGGCTCTACGGCGAGGACGCGTACCTGGAGACGGTGCTGCGCTCCTGGCTGGAGAAGGGCGCGGCCGTCGTGGTCGTCACGCGCGGCAAGGACGGCGCCCTGGCCCTGTCCGCCTCCGGGGTGCGCCTGGAGGTGCCCGCCGACCCGAGCGTCGTCGTGGCCGACACGGTCGGCGCCGGCGACTCCTTCATGGGCGGTCTGGAGGACGCCCTGTGGAGCGAGGACCTCGTGGGCGCGGACCGGCGCGAGGCGCTGCGCGCGGTGGACGCCGAGACCCTGGAGCGGATCGTGCGCCATGCCGCGGCCATCGCCGACATCACGGTCTCACGGGCCGGGGCCAACCCGCCCACCCGCGACGAGCTGGCCTGA
- a CDS encoding exodeoxyribonuclease VII small subunit: protein MNPGPYSDQYPDEYSTQNSPYSGASASSASSGDRASGANEDVASLSYERAREELVAVVQRLEAGSVPLEDSLALWERGEALAQRCQTWLDDARARLAAVAQDDSDD from the coding sequence ATGAACCCCGGCCCGTACTCCGACCAGTACCCAGACGAGTACTCAACCCAGAACAGCCCTTACTCAGGGGCGTCGGCATCGTCGGCGTCCTCCGGCGACCGTGCCTCCGGCGCCAATGAGGACGTCGCCTCGCTCAGCTACGAGCGGGCCCGCGAGGAGCTGGTGGCCGTCGTGCAGCGCCTCGAGGCGGGCTCCGTCCCTCTGGAGGACTCCCTGGCCCTGTGGGAGCGCGGCGAAGCCCTGGCCCAGCGCTGCCAGACCTGGCTCGATGACGCCCGCGCCCGCCTGGCCGCGGTCGCACAGGACGACTCCGACGACTGA
- the xseA gene encoding exodeoxyribonuclease VII large subunit: MVHVTGQSPTQPSPQSSPAGGPVPGTAPGPTADGSPQELAPRANLTTAENPWPLRLLSSKIDQYVARMSQVWAEGQIIQLNRRPGAGMAFLTLRDTDADVSMSVAIYARVLDAVLARTGAELSEGARVVIRAKPTFWTRRGSLQLQADDIRPVGVGDLLARIEQLRRILAAEGLFDAERKQPLPFLPRKVGLVCGRQAKAKDDVLVNARLRWPGLPFEIREVAVQGARAVGEVTRAIQELDADPEIDVIVVARGGGAVEDLLPFSDEGLVRAASACRTPLVSAIGHETDCPLLDLVADYRASTPTDAARRIVPDLAQETVGLDSARERLRAVLTSRLDAEQAALDQLRARPVMANPTSIVRDRIVELGQARDRMRRAVSHRLSLAAADLRADHARLTALSPQGVLDRGYTILRTPGGKVITSAEDVKKGDLIEGVLASGRLVAQVVGATKPRPTNID; this comes from the coding sequence GTGGTGCATGTGACAGGCCAGAGCCCCACCCAGCCCAGCCCGCAGTCCTCCCCCGCCGGCGGCCCCGTGCCCGGGACGGCGCCCGGCCCCACCGCCGACGGGAGCCCCCAGGAGCTGGCGCCGCGCGCGAACCTCACCACCGCCGAGAACCCGTGGCCGCTGCGGCTGCTGTCCTCCAAGATCGACCAGTACGTCGCCCGCATGAGCCAGGTGTGGGCGGAGGGCCAGATCATCCAGCTCAACCGCCGCCCCGGCGCGGGCATGGCCTTCCTCACCCTGCGGGACACGGACGCCGACGTCTCCATGTCGGTGGCGATCTACGCGCGCGTCCTGGACGCCGTCCTGGCCCGCACCGGCGCCGAGCTGAGCGAGGGCGCCCGCGTCGTCATCCGAGCCAAGCCCACCTTCTGGACCAGGCGCGGCTCCCTGCAGCTCCAGGCCGACGACATCCGGCCCGTCGGCGTCGGCGACCTGCTGGCGCGCATCGAGCAGCTGCGCCGCATCCTGGCCGCCGAGGGCCTGTTCGACGCCGAGCGCAAGCAGCCCCTGCCCTTCCTGCCGCGCAAGGTGGGGCTCGTGTGCGGCCGCCAGGCCAAGGCCAAGGACGACGTGCTGGTCAACGCCCGCCTGCGCTGGCCGGGGCTGCCCTTCGAGATCCGGGAGGTCGCCGTCCAGGGGGCGCGCGCCGTCGGCGAGGTCACCCGCGCCATCCAGGAGCTCGACGCCGATCCCGAGATCGACGTCATCGTCGTGGCCCGCGGGGGCGGCGCCGTCGAGGACCTGCTGCCCTTCTCCGACGAGGGGCTCGTGCGCGCCGCGTCCGCCTGCCGCACGCCGCTGGTCTCGGCGATCGGCCACGAGACCGACTGCCCCCTGCTGGACCTGGTGGCCGACTACCGGGCCTCCACCCCCACCGACGCCGCCCGCCGGATCGTGCCCGACCTCGCCCAGGAGACCGTCGGCCTGGACTCGGCCCGCGAGCGCCTGCGCGCCGTGCTCACCTCGCGCCTGGACGCCGAGCAGGCGGCGCTGGACCAGCTGCGGGCCCGGCCGGTCATGGCCAACCCCACCTCGATCGTGCGCGACCGGATCGTCGAGCTGGGTCAGGCCCGCGACCGGATGCGCCGGGCCGTCAGCCACCGCCTGTCGCTGGCGGCCGCGGACCTGCGCGCCGACCACGCCCGCCTGACGGCCCTGTCGCCGCAGGGCGTCCTGGACCGCGGCTACACGATCCTGCGCACCCCCGGCGGCAAGGTCATCACCAGCGCCGAGGACGTCAAGAAGGGCGACCTCATCGAGGGCGTGCTGGCCTCAGGGCGGCTCGTCGCCCAGGTCGTCGGCGCCACCAAGCCGCGGCCGACCAACATCGACTGA
- a CDS encoding MFS transporter, protein MSGHRRHDALIAALLGFFIVMLDTTVVNVALSQIGADLGAAVTSLQWVVDAYALTFAALQLSAGSACDRVGARSVHLLGLVVFGLLSVACALAPTGGVLIASRALQGVGAAAIVPASLAILSLIHDRPADRARAIGLWGGAGGIAAAVGPVAGGLLVTWTGWRFVFWVNLPLIAITAWLTARCVPSPTTHSVRLRGGSDLPGQVLSVVGLAAATYGVIAAGESGWSLSVVASVLVGLVLLMVFVMVERIVSRPMLPTAVFSRPRFAVATTVGLALNTGFFGQLFVLSLFLQRYLGYEPWLAGLALAPQACSAVVASPLGGRVTARIGAFPTMLIGLLIGAAGFCGLVLTTASTPYPVVAALTFLGGFGTALTMPAATAAAVASAPTGYTGVAGSVVNAARQTGSVVGVAVLGSMIAAGDVLTGFHQAVVVASAVFVVAAVPVAVVCAAGSGRPATADRSPSEARGRTVGPDD, encoded by the coding sequence ATGAGCGGACACCGACGGCACGACGCACTCATCGCGGCGCTGCTCGGGTTCTTCATCGTCATGCTCGACACGACAGTCGTCAACGTGGCGCTGTCGCAGATTGGTGCGGACCTCGGTGCGGCGGTCACGTCCTTGCAGTGGGTCGTCGACGCCTATGCCCTCACCTTCGCCGCTCTGCAGCTGTCGGCAGGCTCGGCCTGCGACCGGGTTGGCGCCAGGAGCGTCCACCTGCTCGGCCTGGTGGTGTTCGGCCTGCTCTCGGTGGCCTGCGCCCTGGCCCCCACCGGTGGGGTGCTCATCGCCTCCCGGGCGCTGCAGGGAGTCGGTGCCGCCGCCATCGTTCCGGCCTCACTGGCGATCCTGTCCCTCATCCACGATCGTCCCGCCGACCGGGCCCGAGCCATCGGCCTGTGGGGAGGAGCAGGAGGAATCGCCGCGGCCGTCGGCCCGGTGGCCGGAGGCCTGCTCGTCACCTGGACCGGCTGGCGGTTCGTGTTCTGGGTGAACCTGCCCCTCATCGCGATCACCGCGTGGCTCACCGCCCGTTGCGTGCCCAGTCCGACGACGCATTCGGTGCGGCTCCGAGGAGGTAGTGACCTGCCCGGTCAGGTTCTCTCCGTCGTGGGGCTCGCCGCTGCCACCTACGGAGTTATCGCCGCGGGTGAGAGTGGCTGGAGCCTGTCCGTTGTCGCCTCGGTCCTTGTCGGTCTCGTTCTGCTGATGGTCTTCGTGATGGTCGAGCGCATCGTGAGCCGACCGATGCTGCCGACGGCGGTGTTCTCCCGACCGCGGTTTGCTGTGGCCACCACGGTTGGGTTAGCGCTCAACACCGGCTTCTTCGGCCAGCTCTTCGTCCTGTCCCTGTTCCTGCAGCGCTACCTGGGCTACGAGCCGTGGCTCGCAGGCCTGGCCCTGGCGCCGCAGGCGTGCAGCGCCGTCGTCGCGTCCCCACTGGGAGGAAGGGTGACAGCCAGGATCGGAGCGTTTCCCACGATGCTGATCGGACTGCTCATCGGGGCGGCCGGCTTCTGCGGACTCGTTCTCACTACTGCCTCGACGCCGTACCCGGTCGTTGCGGCGCTGACCTTCCTGGGTGGTTTCGGTACCGCGCTGACCATGCCTGCGGCGACCGCGGCTGCGGTGGCCTCCGCACCGACGGGCTACACCGGAGTCGCTGGAAGCGTTGTTAACGCGGCGAGGCAGACCGGCAGCGTCGTCGGCGTGGCGGTCCTGGGCAGCATGATCGCCGCGGGCGATGTCCTCACCGGCTTCCACCAGGCGGTTGTCGTCGCCTCGGCCGTCTTCGTCGTGGCCGCAGTCCCGGTCGCCGTCGTCTGTGCCGCAGGCTCCGGGCGGCCCGCCACAGCTGACCGGAGCCCGTCTGAAGCGCGCGGACGCACCGTAGGCCCCGACGACTGA